The nucleotide window tattcactGCCCTTTATGATGTGCGGCTCTGGTAACAGGGTGACCGCAGTGAACAGGCTGAGTCACCCCCCTCTGTGAATCAGAATCAGGAGGTTACTCAGCGTGAGGCACCCAACACAACCGTGCGTGTGCCTGTGGTATGTCTGTGCGTCTctcactgtgcgtgtgtgtgtgtgtgtgtgtgtgtgtgtgtgtgtgtgtgtgtgtgtgtgtgtgttcctgcgGTATGAtgcccacctccagctcctgggtCCTGGTGTAGTACTGTCTGTGCGTCTCtcattgcgtgtgtgtgtgtgtgtgtttctgcggtATGAtgcccacctccagctcctgggtCCTGGTGTAGTACTGTCTGTGCGTCTCtcattgcgtgtgtgtgtgtgtgtgtttctgcggtATGAtgcccacctccagctcctgggtCCCGGTGTAGTACTGTCTGTGCGTCTCtcattgtgcgtgtgtgtgtttctgcggtATGAtgcccacctccagctcctgggtCTTTGTGTAGTACTGTCTGTGCGTCTctcactgtgcgtgtgtgtgtgtgtgtgtgtgtgtgtgtgtttctgcggtATGAtgcccacctccagctcctgggtCTTTGTGTAGTACTGTCTGTGCGTCTctcactgtgcgtgtgtgtgtgtgtgtgtgtgtttctgcggtATGAtgcccacctccagctcctgggtCTTTGTGTAGTACTGTCTGTGCGTCTctcactgtgcgtgtgtgtgtgtgtgtgtgtgtgtttctgcggtATGAtgcccacctccagctcctgggtCTTGGTGTAGTACTGTCTGTGCGTCTctcactgtgcgtgtgtgtgtgtgtgtgtgtgtgtttctgcggtATGAtgcccacctccagctcctgggtCCTGGTGTAGTACTGTCTGTGCGTCTCtcattgtgcgtgtgtgtatgtgtgtgtgtgtgtgtgtgtgtttatgcggTATGAtgcccacctccagctcctgggtCTTGGTGTAGTACTGTCTGTGCGTCTCtcattgtgcgtgtgtgtgtgtgtgtgtgtgtgtgtgtgtttctgcggtATGAtgcccacctccagctcctgggtCCTGGTGTAGTACTGTCTGTGCGTCTCtcattgcgtgtgtgtgtgtgtgtgtgtttctgcggtATGAtgcccacctccagctcctgggtCCTGGTGTAGTACTGTCTGTGCGTCTCtcattgcgtgtgtgtgtgtgtgtgtttctgcagtatgatgcccacctccagctcctgggtCCTGGTGTAGTACTGTCTGTGCGTCTctcactgtgcgtgtgtgtgtgtgtgtgtgtgtgtgtgtgtgtgtgtgtgtgtgtgtgtgtgtgttcctgcagtATGAtgcccacctccagctcctgggtCTTGGTGTAGTACTGTCTGTGCGTCTCtcattgtgcgtgtgtgtgtgtgtgtgtgttcctgcgGTATGAtgcccacctccagctcctgggtCTTGGTGTAGTACTGTCTGTGcgtctctcactgtgtgtgtgtgtgtgtgtgtgtgtgtgtgtgtgtgtgtgtttctgcggtATGAtgcccacctccagctcctgggtCTTGGTGTAGTACTGTCTGTGCGTCTctcactgtgcgtgtgtgtgtgtgtgtgtgtttctgcggtATGAtgcccacctccagctcctgggtCCTGGTGTAGTACTGTCTGTGcgtctctcactgtgtgtgtgtgtgtgtgtgtgtgtgtgtgtgtgtgtgtgtttctgcggtATGAtgcccacctccagctcctgggtCTTGGTGTAGTACTGTCTGTGCGTCTCtcattgtgcgtgtgtgtgtgtgtgtgtgtgtgtgtgttcctgcgGTATGAtgcccacctccagctcctgggtCCTGGTGTAGTACTGTCTGTGCGTCTctcactgtgcgtgtgtgtgtgtgtgtgtttctgcggtATGAtgcccacctccagctcctgggtCTTGGTGTAGTACTGTCTGTGCGTCTctcactgtgcgtgtgtgtgtgtgtgtgtgtttctgcggtATGAtgcccacctccagctcctgggtCTTGGTGTAGTACTGTCTGTGCGTCTCtcattgtgcgtgtgtgtgtgtgtgtgtgtgtgtgtgtgtgtgtgttcctgcgGTATGAtgcccacctccagctcctgggtCTTGGTGTAGTACTGTCTGTGcgtctctcactgtgtgtgtgtgtgtgtgtgtgtgtgtgtgtgtgtgtttctgcagtatgatgcccacctccagctcctgcgTCCTGGTGTAGTACTGTCTGTGCGTCTctcactgtgcgtgtgtgtgtgtgtgtgtgtttctgcggtATGAtgcccacctccagctcctgggtCTTGGTGTAGTACTCGTCGCGGCCCTGATGCAGCTGCCGGTTCTGGTTGTGGAGCCGGTTGACCACGGCCTCCCGGTCCTCCCACAGCTGCCTGTACCTCTGCTGCTCCACCTGCAAGCTCTCCCTCAGAGACAGGATCTCCACATTCTGCAGGTTCAGCTGATCCTTCTGCACACggcggggaggggagaggagtgtTGGAGTGttgaggaggagaggaatgggtgaagggagagaaatggagaggtacagaaaagaaggagaggtggggagagggacagagtgacgtgagggaggaggggtaaGGAATGGAGAAATGGAGATAAGGGGAGAAGAACggagagaggagtggagagaaatggagaagtATAGCCAGATGGGATTAGGAATGGAGAAGTAGAACGAGTatgggagagaagcagagagatggagagaggagtggagagatGGAGATAAGAGGGACATAGGAACAAAGAGATGAGAAGAGTAtaggagacagacaggagtaCAGCGCATCAGTCTCATCCTCCTCAAGTACAGTCTGAGCCCCCGCCTGCAGCCCTcctgcactgcagtgaaagaGGAGGATCTGCTGCACCTCTTCACCAATGTGACTCGCTACGAAGCATCAGCTGCTCTAATTCTGTGTCTGCACTGACCTAACAATGCTTCTCATTCTGCACACAGACGATGTGGCTGGCAGAGGCCTGGGTTCAACAAAACCACAGTGTGCATCAGTTTTCTCAGCATTTTCCCTTGTTTTCCATGACTGCCAAACTCGCAAAACCGAGCAAATACAGGGGAAACGCAAACAGAACTTGCTCACGTCTGTAATTCGATCTTCGGCGAGAAAGCGTCACGCGGTCAGACGTTTGAGCCCACACCCGCGGGGGaggcgggaggggaggggcggggtaCGTTACCATGGCGCTGTTCTGCTCCTCCAGCGCAGTGGCGTTGATGATGCGCCGCAGCAGACGGCGGTTGCGGACGGCGTGCTGCTCCCTCTTGTAGCGCTCATACAGCAGCTGGTtgtgcagcaggagcagctgacTGCGCAGAATGTCCAGCTCGTCcaagggggcggagcctgctgttggggaggagggggggaaaggggcGGAGTCACAGGTGGGTAATATATACTCTGGAAAGCGGCACTGCAGAGCTCTTTGAGCCGgaaaggttgtgggttcgaaTTCCTGCTGGAAGCTGCTTTGGTGAGGAATTACATCATCATAATGCCGATGATGTAATAATGAAAGCGTGTGGGGTTCTGTGTTCTGAATGGAGCGTGTTTCCCGCCACTTCATTGCACGCgcttgataagagcatctgctaaattctCTTCCTCTGCTGTAAACACGGTGGGAGAGAAGCCTGGGAAATATGGCGGGGCAAACTGACAGCACTGGGTCCGTTGGTTCACCTTTACAGGTTACATAAGCAAACCACAGAAATCCTCAGGGAGTCCATTTCACACCATCAGGAATACATGCACTTGTATAACTTACATAACTTGCGTAATTCTATTCAGTTCGTTTTGAACTTATCCAGAGCTGCAACTCGGCAGCCTGGACATGCAAATCTTTTTATCCTTTGTATGCTGCTGGATATTGTTAAAGAAAGCTTACTCCACCGGGGGGAAAATTCACCCGATTAAAATGGATTTCAGCAGCTTCCTAAATTTCTCCTGCGTTTTGGAAGATTCTCATTCAAATTCCAAATGCTTAACAGAAAAGCAGAGCTCTGGAGATCAAACTCCATGTTCAGGATTATAACAAATTTATCTACTAGAATAAATACAGATTGATACTCAATAAGTGTGTCTCTATTCACgtaacatacatatacacaaacaatttacatatgcacacacacacaaatcacaatgCATAAATTAACAGGCTAAACgagctaaataaataattctcaGCTGACCCCATAAACTATACTGACCAACTGCCACTGTATTTCTCCAGTGGGAATTTTCTGCTCTTCATCAAgacagtcaaaataaaaaatatgaaaaagtagCGATTCATGTTATTCTCTGTATGGTATACACACACGTGTTACCAGTATAACTAATTATGTACAAAACTCACTTCAAAAATCTGCATCTTTTCTATGCAATTTAAGAAAGACAACTCTGAATTCCATGCTTTGGCTGCAGTGGCATATGATTCCAGACAGCACCAGCGAATGATTCCTAAAATACATATGTTACACGCAAGTGTCCAGTATATGTATGCAGAACATTCACGAGGccctttctccctgtcagtAGCTGCGCTTTAAAGCCCTGCTGTTTACCTCCAAAGTGTGTCCAGTCAGCCGACTTGCTTGGCAAAGGTAATCTGTAAGAGAGCAAACACATGGGAAGTTCAGCTGAGGTCTGGGAGACACGTGCAACAATGGGACAGACCAAacgcacgccccccccccccccccccccccccgcaccgcCATCCAGATGGTTCAGTCCGGGGCCTGGTGAAAAGGAGTCCCAGCAGCTGACACACCTCCCTCCGCGtgctcccccccaccacacccccacacccccccgtCTTATTCGATTACCTCCCTAAAGCGAATCACGCACGGCACTCCGGCCTGGCTGGAAAACACGGTgggaaaaggaggggggaaaacGGAGGGAGCAAAGGAAGCGATTGTCCCGGACGGAGCGCTGACACCGCCAACACCGCCGCCTCCGTTGTTTTTACGGCCGGGCCGGCGGCGGGCGTGGGAGGGGCCCGCACAATGCCTGCGGTTGTTCCAAAAAGCTGCGAGCAATCCACACAGGCATGCCTGTGAACAGCCCTGGCCCCCAGCCCCGGCCGGGCCTGGCCCCCGTCCCACTGCCACGCACCGAGCCTTCCCAAACCGGAGTCCCAGACACGAACGGGACTCTCACAACCAAACCCAACAACCTAACTCTCCCATCTCATATAACTACCACCGCTAACCATAACAATGCTAATATTAATCATCACCACGTAAACCACTCAGTTTGAACGCAGAGAAGTGCGTGTGAAAAGCATGTCATCCCCcttgcacaaacatgcacactgcTCACAAATCCAGCTAAACGCCTCACTGGTGAAAATAAAGTCTGTTACGTTTACAGATGCTGAAAACACTGCGGCGTCTGTGCCTCTGGTGGGATACCCTGCCAGAATGGGTGTATCAGTGGAGAGGCTTTTCCTCGTTAAGCGGGCTGTGGTTCTTTTCCGGTGGTGCCTCACCTCTTCAGCACTTTGTGGTGCAGGTCGCTCCCCTGCTGAATGAGGCGATCCAGCACCTCCAGGGGGGACATGGACGCCGCCCCCTCCCGCTCCGCATCCAGCTCCGCCTCCCTGTCCTCCACCAATCGCAGCTCCTCCCTGACCTTCCGCACCGCCTCGGCGGTCCTGCGGCCCACGAACAGGGTGGCGGCCTTGGGCAGCGCCAGGTCGAACAGGCAGTCGTAGGGCAGCGCGGGGGCCTTGCAGGGGCTCGGGGAGAAGAGGCCGAACTTGCCCAGCACggcgcccccctcctcctcggCCGCGGTGGGGCTGCGGGGGTACCGCTCCGTCGCCGGGTAGTCAATGGGGGTGAACACCCCCCCCGGCAGCCCCTCCGCTTTGTCGGGCGTGGATGCCGCGTTGTGGGGGTCTCGGGCGGGCGACGGCTTCTCCTGGTTGCCTGTCAGGGTCTCGGTGGTGCGGTAGAAGGGCGAGTCGAACCCCCGCTGGACGGAGGGCTCCAGCTTGTCCTCGGTGATCTTCCGCAGCTCCTCTGCGAGGGCGTCTGGGGGAATCGGGGATGAGGGGGGCCGTCAGACAGCTGCACTACCACTGCTCGCCACCAGAGGGGCGGCACTATAACGCCTCAGAATAAAGAAGGTGCATATTGGTGAGGCGAGAACATATTTTTGTCTATTGCTATGACCAATCTCAGCAGGCACATGGCCCCTTCAGATGTCCCCATAGCACCCCTGtgcccccctcccgcccccaccctcaccctctcgctccgtctctgtcctctgttgcagctccagctcctgctcttTGATGTAGACCGACAGCTCCGTCAGGGTCATGGTCACATTCTCACAGATGATACCTGATTGGAGGAGTAAGGTAAGAGTAGGGGAGGGGAAAGCACCCCATTGGTCAGCACTGATGCGTCACCCGAGCAACGTCATTCTAGCATCTTAATTAATGAACCAGATGTCACATTTGGAGCATGAAAGTTCCCCAGAGATATTTCACTTCAAAAATCATCACTAATTCATCCCAGtagtattattttacatttttactccAAATTACACTTAAAGTTTCCTGGGACAATTCAAgaagtgtgagagaaagaaattcccagaaaaacatttgtttggaCATATCGGCTAAATACATAACAAACAGATGACGTTTCATAACGATGAAATATTCAGGCTTTGCATGTCTgatcaaacactttccctgggtttgttTTCCACTGTAATGTTCTCTGTTGCTGGGAgtctctctgtaacacactcaGTTGCTGGGAGTATGTCTCTGTAACACACTCAGTTGCTGGGAGTATCTGTCTCTGTAACACACTCAGTTGCTGGGAGTATGTCTCTGTAACACACTCAGTTGCTGGGAGTATCTGTCTCTGTAACACACTCAGTTGCTGGGAGTATGTCTCTGTAACACACTCAGTTGCTGGGAGTATCTGTCTCTGTAACACACTCAGTTGCTGGGAGTATGTCTCTGTAACACACTCAGTTGCTGGGAGTATCTGTCTCTGTAACACACTCAGTTGCTGGGAGTATGTCTCTGTAACACACTCAGCTGCTGGGAGTATCTGTCTCTGTAACACACTCAGCTGCTGGGAGTATCTGTCTCTGTAACACACTCAGCTGCTGGGAGTATCTGTCTCTGTAACACACTCAGCTGCTGGGAGTATCTGTCTCTGTAACACACTCAGCTACTGGGAgtatctctctctgtaacacactcaGCTGCTGGGAGTATCTCTCTGTAACACGCTCAGCTACTGGGAATCTCTCTATAATGAGCTTCACTGTAACTGGCTTCACTGCTCACCTCTGTTGTTggcctccacactgctgcctttctctagctctctgattggctcctgtCTCACCAGGCAAGGCTTGGAGGACTCTGCAGGTCTGCCATCCTGCAACGCAAACCCTGGCATCAGTGTGCTGCTGCTAAACTGAGAAGCTGATAAACCACCAAGCACACTCAAcattacacacaaatgcatgcacatgaacatacacacacacacacacacacacacacacacacacacacaaacacagaaacaatacCGACGGGACATGTAAAAActcccttacacacacagagaaacacacacggCCACGCCCAGTGACGCTGGTACCTTGCGAGGGGGGCTGGCGGTGTTGGAGGGGAGGGAGATGTGCACAAACTCTTcagagagggtggggtggggggacgAGGCCGCCGGGGTGCTGGAGGAAGGCGTCCCTTTCCCTCCCGCTGCCAAaggaacacagaaaataaagttAAGCTCCACTCCTACagtacccacacacacacactgtctctcacacacacacaccactaagCTCCTGCAGTAACcccacatgcgcgcacacacacacacaccactaagCTCCTGCAgtaaccccacacacacacacacacacacacacacacacacacacacacacacacacacaccacaagcTCCTGtaataaccacacacacaggctcagtgAGTGAGAatattgtggggaaaaaagcaagtAGTGCTACCAGCACTCGGCCGATCGAGGCGGGGTTTGGGGCACAGGGCGCGGGGCGACCCACGGCTCTGGCTCACCGGGTGTGCTGTGGACGCGGCCGGGAAAGTGAGAGGCACTCTGGGATAGCTCGGGGGCGTTGGTGGGCGAGATGCCCCGCGAGGAGGGGGGCGTGTTCATGCCGCAGACGAAGGAGGGGCTCCAGACAGGATCCTTCCCCCCGCCGGAGGAgctgaggtcaaaggtcagggccTGTGGGCAAGATGGAGCAGACgtacagtgagacagagagagagagagagagagagagagagagagagagggagaaagagagagcgaccgtgagagagagagagagagagagagagagagagggagaaagagagagcgaccgtgagagagagagacagagacagagagatagagagagagagagagggagagagggagagagggagagacagacagacagagagcgagagagagagagagagagagagagagagagagagagagaggggccatGGGGCCATTCAGTCCTGCTCCTGCATATGCACAGTGGCCTgctttcccatcagcccctctgCCAGCCTGATCGTACCAACCGCCCCCCCCGTTTCACCCGCTCCCCTTCCCGGCTCTGAGAGGGGCGGCGGCCTGAGGAGAGCCAGGCGGAGGTCACCCAGGACAGAGCCGAGCTGAGCTGGCTCTCCTCTCCATGACTGCCACCCGCACGCAGGGCAGCTACCACAGCCTGGATATGTGCTGAAGCGTTCGGCCTGAGGAAGGTCATTCACGGACGATGCATTCTGGAGACCCCTGCAAATGGGGACATCTGACTGGTAAGCAAAGGGAAGCTTTATTCCTGACACAAACACGACCACCTTTTCCATATTAAATGTAATACTGCAATAAACTACCGATTAAAACGTAcgtttgcatttttcataactGTAAGAGTGTTGCTTGGAGAAGTGTCCTGCAGACCGGGAAAAGGCAGGAGAAGGGCCAGTCTACTGCAGCGGTCTCCCAATCTCACCAACACTAATACTGTAGTCACGCTTCTGCGGTAGTATACTGTAGTAATACACCGTAGCAGCATTTCCGTAGACCTGTctgtgctcctcctcctctctgcgcTCGGATGGACATAAAAACCCGCCTGCCGTTTCCCACTGTTTTCCCACTCACTTCCTCTGACAGACAATTAAAAGCTTTGAAAAAACGGAAAAGAGTCACAAGTTTCAGCTAAATAAACAGGCTCTGGAGAGCGTATGACTGGGACGCGGGTGCAACCGTACCCCCCCGGGACGGTCCCGAGGGTGACCCCAGGAAACCTCTCAGGGGCTGAGGAGGACGACGGGACCCCAcgggaaaaggggggggggggggggggggaggagtgAGGGAGACAAAGGGGGTGAGCGAGCGCGTCAGCCCCATCGCCAGGCAACCCGCGTCAGGGTGGCGTGTTGTTctgcaggcagaggcagcagcggcggcagcaCGCCCACCCGAGATGActcagctcctctcctcctctctcctcctctctcccctccagcaGCCCAGGCTGTGCAACACAAGGAGCCTATTCAGGCCTCTcacacatgggggggggggggggttaggatTGGGTGATTTACTAATaaagcagccccccccccccccccactccatcATGCATAAACAACCCTCCGGAAGAGCACCAGTGGAGGGgtaaacaaacagaagcatgtTTACCAGGCGCGGGGTGCGGGAGCAGGGGGGGCGCTGAATTGGGGACCTCGGTGTACCTCGTTTTTGTTggttccccctcctccttcctttgTGGACGCTAAGCAGTCTTTTTTTAGCCGAATGCCAGGCTGAATGGAGGCACGCAGTTGTTTTTGcggtgtgtgtttgctggtgaGGTTAACTCAAGTTTAGGAGTGCCAAGATTTCGTTAAAGGGACTCCACCTGCATACTCCAACACAGGCTGCGACACTGAAAGCAGCTCAACGGGAATCCGTCAGTATGACACCACCGCTCGCATGGGACTACACACTGCGCAGAACCTTACCCTCCTAAATCATAAAGCAAATAAAGCACTGGggcaagagaaaacaaaaaacacctgaTTCACTGTCACATCAACACAGTGTGAAATCTGTATCCACATTATCAGacaatgcattttcagtaaaaatgagAACTGAGATTGATGTACCCCTAAGGAAGATGATGATGTAAGACCGTGGCTTCATGAGCCCCTTACCGATTTGTACCAGTCATAATGTTTTGCTTTGGAGATCAAAGCGTTCCCATTGGTTcatgagtcagtgattgacagcactcCCCGTGACGGGGCGGAGGGCGCGGGGGTGCGGGGGCTTACCTGGCGCTGGGAGGTCTGGGGGCTGCGGTGGGGGGGCTGTGTCCCTGAgagcgggggcgggggcaggggcagcGGCTGGCGTGGCGTGTAGAACGGCGTGGAGGAGGAGCTTCCTGTAGAAGACCAGAAAAGAGGAGCCCAACTGCACGTTACAGACACGCTCACAAGCACCAGCACCATAACCTCCCCATAATCTCCCCCTCTCGGCCAGGCACGGTCCCCATAGCAACCCATCACCCTGACATCACACAGCGCCCAGGACTGGGCTCTTCTGCCGTGAGGGAAAAGGGATGTGTGGTACGGTTTTTGAGTAAGGTTTTAATGGGCCCTGAACAGATCTCATTAGCACGGCCCCTCATGACCTTGTGCCGCGGTCAGACTGCGGTCAGACAGTCCGACATCGatctgaagcagaaaaaaaaaaacatcacagaattgagattgtaaaaaaacatgattaacCTCATCTACTCAGTTCCGAAGGGTTCTGCAACAGCACTGTTTTCCGAGAAGACCTTTCCGTCAGCCGCAACTCAGAAAGAACAGTTTGGCTTTGCAGGAGAATAAATCATTCATCACTCGATTCCACTTTCTGCCTGTCAATAAGCTCTTAAACTTCCCAAGCACCTTCACTGCACCAATCGACCAAATCAATCAGGTGAAGCTTTCTGAAATGGCCGAACCGATGTGAATCACCATATGACCTCCTGTCGGCCAATCAGAGAAGGGGACGGTTAGGCACTGACCGTAGCTGCTGTGGAAGTCGGTGTAGGGGCTGGCAGCGCACTCCAGGGGGCGGAGCTGCAGGTGGGCGGAGTAGTGCTCGGGCATGCTGGAGTAGCCCTCCTCACAGGATGCCTCCTTGGGGTCGAGTGACACTTTGGCACATTCGATGACGATGTCGTGGATCTCAAACTTCTTCCACCTGCGGTGAGGGGAGGAGAAGACAAGCCTTCCAGCTCAGACTGCTGTCCAGGGCTTCAAGGGTTTTCATGGGTTGGGGTTGTGGGGGTAAGGGGGtgtctgggggggggaggtCCGACTTGCCTGGTGGGGTCCAGCTCATGGTCCTTGGTTCCAGTCACTAATTCCGGGTGAATCCGCACGTGCTCCAGCATAGgctgaaaaagacagacacacaagagCGATTTCACTCCGCACGCCAGACAAAGAAAGCATGCACCTGAATACACGGTGAACGCAAGATGATGACCACCTGTCTTCCCGAGACGACAACATCCTGGGTATCGATATCCTACTTCCTTCCGTTTCCAGAGCCCTTGTGAGAGGGTCGCCACGGGACGCCACGCTTACCTTGACCACCTCCTCGAAGGTGCTCATGTTCTCCTTCATGCTGTAGTGGGAGCGCAGGTAGGAGACGAAGTTGCAGGGGTACATGCCGTAGAGCCGGTGGAAGAGCGAGTACACGCTGGCGTGCAGGTGGATCAGGTACACCTCCGACACTTGACCTGGCCACATAAATCCACAAACACCCATCAGCATTGCAGACTCACACTTCCCCCACAACAGCCAATCAGGCTCTTCTAAAAGTGACCTCTTGACCAATAGGAGGGGAAAACAGACTCGATCAGATCCCCCATTTCCTGCATCACTGATACCTCGGCTCGGAGGGCTGACCAGTACAGATACATTCGTATGGCAGCCTTTAAATACAGATATTTCTCAAACAGCTTTGCAGGCAAGGCAAAGAGCATGAAAACGTATGAGGCAGTCACGGGCAGCAGAAGAAAGCACTGACACATTAAAGCAGCAGGTTACAGAAACGCAGCCACACCATCCCGCCCAGGTGGCTCACCTGGGTgtttcaggttccaggcggcCAGGCGGCCGAAGATGTCGAAGAACTCGTACAGGTGCTGCTTGCCGGCCTGAGGGATCATGGGTAGCAGGATGATCAACACCAGGACTCCAGTTATGAGCACCACGACGTCTGTGTCCGTCTGTAaagaaggggggtggggtgggggggaggtcagacagacagacagacaggcaggcaaacAACTCACTGAAGGGAGGATTGGCAGTGTAGCGtgttggtaaggagcagtgctcagaAATGagaggctgctggtttgattcccagctggggaactgttgctgtacccctgggcaaggtacttaacccagaactgcctcagtaaatattcaactatataaacagacaacatgaagattataacctatgtaagtcgctctggataagagcgactgctaaatgacagtatttTAACGTAACGTAATGTGAAGGGGTTTGAGTGGAAACACAGCCCCGTGAAGTAAGTTGGGGGAAGAGGTGCAAGAGGcattgggtggggggggggggggcataccTTGAGGCATTTGAGCAGCgagaggagcagggggaagCGGGCGATCTTGTGGATCCAGGAGGGCTGCTTGCGGACAACGTGACCCAGCAGGGTGAGAGTGGGCAGCCGGCTGGCCTGTCTGACCATGCACTCGTTCAGCTTATCCAGGAGGTGCTGTttcgggtggggggggggcagaaacaCATCATTCAACAGGGGGCTGGATCACGGCAGTCACTTTATATAAGACGGTGACATTGCACCTCACATGGTCTGACCTACCATCCATCGATGTTCTGAATGACCAAGACTACAGCCTGGGTTCAAGCATCCGTCATTAACTGCGACTAAATGCAAGTGTTAGATTTCCTCTTCCCAAAAACAATcaaagacaaacaacaaaacctagttttctgtttgtacaaATAACACTTGCATTCACTTTGACAATCAAAGTTAAGGGCTGTATTTCAGCACaaatttatgtttattatgcattttcacAACAAACCATCTGGAATATGTGCTGTGGTGGCTTGGTTCTGACATTGTACAGCATCACACATGAACtggcatttaaatgtatataatcTGGTAAGAGGGGCTTGGTTACAGGgcttcacacacatgcacctctCAGATTGCCAGTATGAAtctcagagacacacaaacgAGCCAGGAGGCGGGGCACCAGCTGTCCGTCATCTCTCAGGGCCTTTGTGAGCTCACTGTAACAGACACCACTGCTCTACCCCTGCCTGGCAGTGAGGGTTCATTAACACACAGTGTGTAATTGTGCATCCACACCCCCGATGCCTCCCCTGCTCCCTACAACGGTTCCTAAACAACAGGAAATGTCAAGCTGCGCACATTAAACTGTCACACAACACAGCTGCTATTGTCGCTAAGGAGAacatttaagtttttt belongs to Megalops cyprinoides isolate fMegCyp1 chromosome 5, fMegCyp1.pri, whole genome shotgun sequence and includes:
- the tsc1b gene encoding TSC complex subunit 1b isoform X1, encoding MAREQPNVGELLPLLESSDLRQLDEIKALINEQLSTERGSVLLNSLVDYYLETNSTEAMQILTSVREPHDKHLLDKLNECMVRQASRLPTLTLLGHVVRKQPSWIHKIARFPLLLSLLKCLKTDTDVVVLITGVLVLIILLPMIPQAGKQHLYEFFDIFGRLAAWNLKHPGQVSEVYLIHLHASVYSLFHRLYGMYPCNFVSYLRSHYSMKENMSTFEEVVKPMLEHVRIHPELVTGTKDHELDPTRWKKFEIHDIVIECAKVSLDPKEASCEEGYSSMPEHYSAHLQLRPLECAASPYTDFHSSYGSSSSTPFYTPRQPLPLPPPPLSGTQPPHRSPQTSQRQALTFDLSSSGGGKDPVWSPSFVCGMNTPPSSRGISPTNAPELSQSASHFPGRVHSTPAGGKGTPSSSTPAASSPHPTLSEEFVHISLPSNTASPPRKDGRPAESSKPCLVRQEPIRELEKGSSVEANNRGIICENVTMTLTELSVYIKEQELELQQRTETEREDALAEELRKITEDKLEPSVQRGFDSPFYRTTETLTGNQEKPSPARDPHNAASTPDKAEGLPGGVFTPIDYPATERYPRSPTAAEEEGGAVLGKFGLFSPSPCKAPALPYDCLFDLALPKAATLFVGRRTAEAVRKVREELRLVEDREAELDAEREGAASMSPLEVLDRLIQQGSDLHHKVLKRLPLPSKSADWTHFGAGSAPLDELDILRSQLLLLHNQLLYERYKREQHAVRNRRLLRRIINATALEEQNSAMKDQLNLQNVEILSLRESLQVEQQRYRQLWEDREAVVNRLHNQNRQLHQGRDEYYTKTQELESKLQECQKRIGELEAELQKANNKVCHMGHQLNQLSVKLTSSETAQQQMAFLSKQLLLLGEVNTLCVEELQHSGADSNKKVQMLHMSAGKDLERMRQSLVQQGQRLEAAQQRVAELETQLTKKEHLIVEQKLFLEDVKGQARAELQASEGRYQAQRQVTQALQTELLQLYSRLETKCPAAGVSVPPGGATEPCGPPDTRPEGGSSSALDGQVTAGVQDGVVDGGLSDSQTSNSSTLSPGKPQAPPMSNSINGSRELPPPLLEPPVPRHASSPAGAPGPADVPLTVGSYPSAKSFLGMQARELFRNKSESQCEEDAPRLAGLSQGLKTELCVEPAANAGPAPARGPARATPAKEAQPDAQQRANNRHAAGGAGGAGTGGSGGVGHVQQRQQQLRIMDYNETHQEHS